The Saccharomonospora cyanea NA-134 genome includes a region encoding these proteins:
- the ccsB gene encoding c-type cytochrome biogenesis protein CcsB, protein MPVNETLSQYSDWSYTTAVVVYVLAMIFFLVEQSFGKRGVRAAERTRTRQLAGVGGGSSADVSRQSSAEDGGAGRSPRTRTERIGRMGVALAVLGVLLHLAALVLRGLATSRFPLGNMYEYIMAITLVTVAAWLVMMRNHPIRHLSAFMLLPVVILMFVGGTMLYAVAAPVQPALQSYWLVIHVTAAAVGSGVFLVPGVASILYLIRSAYDRDPVKFGKLGPKLPAADVLDRVAYRTTVFAFPVFTFGILCGAVWAEAAWGRFWGWDPKETVAFVAWVIYAAYLHSRATAGWRGTRAAVINVVGFAATVFNLFFVNLVSAGLHSYAGVG, encoded by the coding sequence ATGCCGGTGAACGAGACGCTGTCGCAGTACAGCGACTGGTCGTACACCACGGCTGTCGTGGTGTACGTGCTGGCGATGATCTTCTTCCTCGTGGAGCAGTCGTTCGGAAAACGCGGCGTCCGGGCCGCGGAACGCACCCGCACCAGGCAACTCGCCGGTGTCGGCGGTGGTTCCTCCGCCGACGTGTCCCGGCAGTCGTCCGCCGAGGACGGCGGAGCGGGCAGGTCGCCGAGGACACGCACCGAGCGCATCGGCCGGATGGGAGTCGCGCTCGCCGTCCTGGGGGTGCTCCTGCACCTGGCCGCGCTGGTGCTCCGCGGTCTGGCCACCAGCCGGTTCCCCCTGGGGAACATGTACGAGTACATCATGGCCATCACGCTGGTCACCGTGGCCGCGTGGCTCGTGATGATGCGCAACCACCCCATCCGCCACCTGTCGGCGTTCATGCTGCTGCCCGTCGTCATCCTGATGTTCGTCGGCGGCACGATGCTCTACGCCGTCGCGGCCCCGGTGCAGCCGGCGTTGCAGTCCTACTGGCTCGTCATCCACGTCACCGCGGCCGCGGTGGGCTCGGGTGTCTTCCTGGTGCCGGGCGTGGCGAGCATCCTGTACCTGATCCGGTCCGCCTACGACCGGGACCCGGTGAAGTTCGGCAAGCTCGGGCCGAAGCTGCCGGCGGCCGACGTGCTCGACCGGGTCGCCTACCGGACCACCGTGTTCGCCTTCCCGGTGTTCACCTTCGGCATCCTGTGCGGCGCGGTGTGGGCCGAGGCGGCGTGGGGCCGGTTCTGGGGCTGGGACCCCAAGGAGACGGTCGCCTTCGTCGCGTGGGTCATCTACGCCGCTTACCTGCACTCCCGCGCCACGGCGGGCTGGCGGGGCACGCGGGCCGCGGTGATCAACGTCGTCGGCTTCGCGGCCACCGTGTTCAACCTGTTCTTCGTCAACCTCGTCT